In the Helianthus annuus cultivar XRQ/B chromosome 11, HanXRQr2.0-SUNRISE, whole genome shotgun sequence genome, one interval contains:
- the LOC110890402 gene encoding uncharacterized protein LOC110890402, translated as MTIEVITTVGSEIRQVISFHFSGELVKTAGKVIALDFIESVVKKTESINGHHKNVEFMCADVTSVATPHAAAATAPHARLSSSTTLHACSSSCAATLHARLSSNVALRGTIPELVPKPGF; from the exons ATGACAATTGAGGTGATCACCACCGTCGGATCCGAGATTAGGCAGGTAATCTCTTTTCATTTTTCCGGTGAACTAGTTAAAACCGCAGGCAAAGTCATAGCCCTTGATTTCATTGAAAGTGTGGTTAAAAAG ACTGAGAGCATCAATGGGCACCATAAGAATGTCGAATTTATGTGTGCTGATGTCACCTCAGTAGCAACGCCACATGCAGCAGCGGCGACTGCACCACACGCACGCCTCAGCAGCAGCACCACACTGCATGCCTGCAGTAGCAGCTGCGCGGCTACACTACACGCACGCCTCAGTAGCAACGTCGCACTGCGCG GCACTATTCCAGAGTTGGTTCCAAAACCTGGATTTTAG
- the LOC110888344 gene encoding probable aspartic proteinase GIP2 yields the protein MYDEYNDCEVCPVNVISPVTGECSQVIPTFDQFMFTNSYSGSGILSSDLYVTYPITGSTAPSTFDPFPSNVLGVMALSSSPYALPAYLRNPINRIIALCLPSNISTTGVLFLGNGPYYIDQSYVDAMGLLSYTMLVKHPKSFGYFIGVNAIVIKNKSIIVPNNATTKISILDPYTKLRTDIYNDVVRRFSKVTKRIPPAKSVAPFGICFNTTVNGTTVGIKVPDIDLVLQDGMKWTISTANSIKKVTEDVACLAVVDGGPTSEHAIVIGTHQFENNFLLFNLENSTFGFSSSLLRNQTSCSNYDFSVVYNG from the coding sequence ATGTATGATGAATATAATGATTGTGAGGTATGTCCGGTTAACGTCATCAGCCCGGTTACAGGAGAGTGTAGCCAAGTCATACCAACCTTTGACCAATTTATGTTCACAAATAGCTACAGTGGAAGCGGTATCTTATCTAGTGATCTATATGTAACGTACCCCATCACTGGGAGTACTGCTCCTTCGACATTTGATCCGTTCCCTTCAAATGTCCTCGGTGTGATGGCGCTGTCATCGTCCCCATACGCGTTACCAGCGTATTTGCGCAATCCAATTAACCGAATAATAGCTTTGTGTTTGCCTAGCAACATATCCACTACTGGTGTTCTTTTTCTTGGAAATGGTCCTTATTATATTGACCAATCTTATGTTGATGCAATGGGTTTACTTTCATATACCATGTTGGTCAAGCATCCAAAGTCTTTTGGATACTTTATTGGTGTCAATGCTATTGTAATTAAAAATAAATCTATCATTGTTCCCAACAATGCCACTACCAAGATAAGTATACTTGACCCTTACACCAAGCTTCGGACCGACATCTATAACGATGTGGTTCGAAGGTTTTCAAAGGTTACAAAACGAATCCCACCTGCCAAGTCGGTTGCACCGTTTGGTATTTGTTTCAACACCACGGTTAATGGTACTACAGTTGGTATAAAAGTACCGGATATTGATTTGGTTCTACAGGATGGGATGAAGTGGACTATATCAACCGCTAACTCCATCAAGAAAGTGACGGAAGATGTCGCCTGCCTAGCGGTTGTGGATGGTGGTCCGACTAGTGAACATGCAATCGTGATTGGAACGCATCAGTTTGAGAATAACTTTTTGTTGTTTAATTTGGAGAATTCGACTTTTGGGTTTAGTTCTTCGTTGCTACGTAATCAAACCTCATGTTCAAATTACGACTTTTCGGTTGTTTACAATGGGTGA
- the LOC110888343 gene encoding probable aspartic proteinase GIP2, with protein MLVPIQVIAIILAFSCHEHVAIASFSLVVPVNKHAGAAGNALYSAHAYFYKPQYPNARISTTTYFGNDQYVQQSLLIDIDAPFIWHSSFPHQESCEACPNPVTCGEFQCTDLRTAFSYQSPSCPLPTNHSMYDEYNDCEVCPVNVISPVTGECSQVIPTFDQFMFTNSYSGSGILSSDLYVTYPITGSTAPSTFDPFPSNVLGVMALSSSPYALPAYLRNPINRIIALCLPSNISTTGVLFLGNGPYYIDQSYVDAMGLLSYTMLVKHPKSFGYFIGVNAIVIKSKSILVPNNATTKISTLDPYTKLRTDIYNDVVRRFSKVTKRIPPAKSVTPFGLCFNTSVNGTTVGIKVPDIDLILQEGKKWTISTANSIKQVTEDVACLAVVDGGPTSEHAIVIGTHQFEDNFLMFNLENSTLGFSSSLLRNQTSCSNYDFSVVYN; from the coding sequence ATGCTTGTACCCATACAAGTAATTGCCATCATTCTAGCCTTCAGTTGTCATGAACATGTAGCCATAGCTTCATTTTCCTTAGTTGTTCCTGTTAATAAACATGCCGGTGCAGCCGGTAACGCTCTCTATAGCGCTCACGCCTATTTCTACAAACCTCAATACCCTAACGCTCGTATTAGCACCACAACCTATTTCGGCAACGATCAATACGTGCAACAAAGTTTGCTTATAGACATCGATGCTCCATTCATATGGCACTCCAGCTTCCCACACCAAGAGAGTTGCGAGGCTTGCCCAAACCCGGTTACATGCGGAGAGTTTCAATGCACTGATTTGCGAACCGCTTTCTCATATCAGAGCCCTTCATGTCCTCTACCAACCAATCATTCAATGTATGATGAATATAATGATTGTGAGGTATGCCCGGTTAACGTCATCAGCCCGGTTACAGGAGAGTGTAGCCAAGTCATACCAACCTTTGACCAATTTATGTTCACAAATAGCTACAGTGGAAGCGGTATCTTATCTAGTGATCTATATGTAACGTACCCCATCACTGGGAGTACTGCTCCTTCGACATTTGATCCGTTCCCTTCAAATGTCCTCGGTGTGATGGCGCTGTCATCGTCCCCATACGCGTTACCAGCGTATTTGCGCAATCCAATTAACCGAATAATAGCTTTGTGTTTGCCTAGCAACATATCCACTACTGGTGTTCTTTTTCTTGGAAATGGTCCTTATTATATTGACCAATCTTATGTTGATGCAATGGGTTTACTTTCATATACCATGTTGGTCAAGCATCCAAAGTCTTTTGGATACTTTATTGGTGTCAATGCTATTGTAATTAAAAGTAAATCTATCCTTGTTCCCAACAATGCCACTACCAAGATAAGTACACTTGACCCTTACACCAAGCTTCGAACCGACATCTATAACGATGTGGTTCGGAGGTTTTCAAAGGTTACAAAACGAATCCCACCTGCCAAGTCGGTTACGCCGTTTGGTCTTTGTTTCAACACCTCGGTTAACGGTACTACGGTTGGTATAAAAGTACCGGATATTGATTTGATTCTACAGGAGGGGAAGAAGTGGACTATATCAACCGCTAACTCCATCAAGCAAGTGACGGAAGATGTCGCCTGCCTAGCGGTTGTGGATGGTGGTCCAACTAGTGAACATGCAATCGTGATTGGAACGCATCAGTTTGAGGATAACTTTCTGATGTTTAATTTGGAGAATTCGACTTTAGGGTTTAGTTCCTCGTTGCTACGTAATCAAACCTCGTGTTCAAATTACGACTTTTCGGTCGTTTACAATTGA